DNA sequence from the Prosthecobacter dejongeii genome:
TGGTTCTGCGTGGGCAGGGAGCCTTTTGACTTCGCAATTTTCTGCTTCAAACAACGTCATCTAGCGTGGGGGAAATGCAATTTGTATGCCCTTGAGCGACCAAGTATCGCCTGCCACCTGGTCAATACTCAGTCCGGCACCAACCAAGCGCCGATGATGTCAATTCACGCAGAAAACCCGCCGAAAACGCACGGTTTTCTGCTTCATCTGACATCATGAATCCACATTATGGATCACTTTGGGGCCTTGAAGAAGATGGGGCTCGCAAGGTATGATGCAATCACCGATACTCGACACAGAAAACAAGGCAGGGTAGCCCTCGAAAAACGGGTGTTGTTGTTTGACACAGAAAAGGCACCCATTGCTAGTGTCATTCGAGACAGAAAACACTGTTGTTTGAGACAGAAGAAAAGGGCTTGCTATTGTTAATCGAAACAGAATATAGTGTTGCTTGAGACAGAAAAGCGACGCTTAAACCGTTGATTTTCCAAGGGTTCAGCGCGGCTAACTCTCTAAACATGTTGATCTATAACTAAATAACCAACAACACGCTCCAGTGATGGTGCTTTTTTTGTGGAGGAAGATTTGTCAAAAATCAAAAAGGCGAAAGCAGTCCCAGAGGACTTGTTTCCCGATCTTCCCTCCGAGTATCAAGACGGCCGCGATGAACTGAATCTGGCGGAATTTCCCATTTCAGCCATTGGAAGCAGATCAGATCCTAGCGTTAAGACCCTCAGATTCGAGGACCGGACCTTTGACAAGGCCAGTGGGGAGATGATTCACCGACGGCTCACCATCACAGCCAGTGATGAACACGGACTGCCGACAACGGCAGATGACGAGGTTTTGCTTGGCTTGCTCCAGATGAGCCGCCTTCAAAAATTCGAGTCGCCTTCCGTTACGTTCACCCCATACCAGCTCATTCGGATTCTTGGCTGGACCGTTTCGACCTACAATTACAAGCGTATTCGCGAGGCGATTGATCGCTGGCTAGGCGTTACGCTCTACTACGAGAACGCCTGGAGAGACAAAAAAACAGGGCAGTGGGTCGATGCCAGTTTTCACTTCATCGAGTTTGCCGAGTTCTACAAGCCAGGCAGGGAAGGGGTGATGGCTCAGGAAGGTTCATCGGTCATCAAGTGGAACGATCTGATTTTCAGGAACTTCAAAGAGGGCAATCTCAAGACTTTGGATTTCCACTTCTACCGCTCCCTTGAGAGCGGCATCGCCAAGAGAATGTTCCGATTCTTGGACAAGCGCTTTCATTTTCGTCCCCGTCTGAGCTTTGCGCTGGAAGCGTTTGCCTGTGAAAAAATAGGGCTCACGCGCCCGACCAAAATCAGCTACACGGGCAGGGCCTCGGTGGACGTGGCGCAGATCAAGCGTCGTTTGATGCCTGGTATCAAGGAACTGGAGGCGCTAAAATTCATCACGGTGATGTCGGAGAAAAACCGGTTCACGAAAGACTCTGCAGGAGTCTGGCAGATCCACTTTGAGCGCTATTTTGATGCCCCAATCGAGGCACAGGCTCAGCCAGTTCTGGAAATGAAGGTTGAGGACGTAAGCGTTCTTGAGGGGAGACTCATTGGGCACGGCGTGAGCAAATCCCAAGCCCGTCGTCTTGTGTCTGAGTTCGACAATGACCGAATAGAGATTCAGCTCGAAGCCCTGGAGTTCTTGCTCGCCAAGGGCGGGGACACAGCACCCGTGAACCGTGGCGGATGGCTTTCAAAAGCCATCGCGGAAAACTATGGCCCGCCCAAAGGCTTCAAGAGCCGCGCTCAGCTTGAGCATGAGGCTCACGAAAGAGCCGAAACATTGCGAAAACGAGAAGAGCAGCGCCGCAAAAAGAAGCTCGAAGACGAGGCGCGGGAAGCAGACCAGAAAGCCAAGGAAGCCGCCGAGAATCGCAAGGTTGAAGCCTATCTGGCAAGCCTCACCCCCCAGGAGCGGCAGAAGCTTGAAAACGATGCCACCGCAGATTCTCCTTTTGCCAATCGGGAAGGGTCTGTTTTCAGAAAAGCCGTCATTTACAGCCATGCTTTGAAGCTCTTGAAGGAGCTGGAAGCACAAGCTGATGAAAACTAGCGGCTCTCTGCTTTCATCATGTCTGTCTTGATGAGCAACTGATAGGCCTTCCAGTTTCGGAGGGCTAAACTGCGCAAGAACCAACTTGTGCATGATTGAACCGCAACAGCGGACCAGACTGCGATTGCCAGGAAAAGGTGGAACCATTCAGAGTGGATCGAAAACTTGTGTTCCCAGACATTGATTCCCGCAAAAATGAGCCATACCGAGGCTGCCCCCATCAAGCTCGCGGGGAAAAAAACGCTCAATCCCTGTATGAATTTAAACAGGGAGATCATCAGTGGAATCAGGACCAAAGCCCACCATCCAAACAGACGAGGCAATTCGAAAATAGCTGCCAGTGCTGACAGAAACAGAACGACATTAAGGCCTGAAATAATGCTGCGCTCAAGGGCTAGCGCTTCACCTGCCTCTTGCTTGAGGGAGGCCATCACTTCTTGTGACTTCCAAATTTTGTGTGCAGCTGGGTTGCAAAGGAATCTGATTTTTCTTTCCCTCCACGGTTTAACCACGGTCTCAAAGTGGTCAGCAATTCCTCTTTTTTCGTTCACATCCTCAGTGAGCATCTTGCCTCCTACATGACTCACTGCGGTTTACCAAGTTGGTCAAACTGAGTCAACAAGGGGGGAAAGCCTTCCCCTCGCTGTTACGTCGTGCACAGCTACCCCTTCTAGCGGGGACACCCCGCAACGCCCCAAATCGGAAACTGGATCACGCCTCTTCTGGTCATTGGCTTGCCGTCAAGGAGCTTTCACCGCCTCCAAAGGCTGTCCCAAAGGGCACCCTCCTTTGGACCCTCGGTGAACTCCTCCTCAAGCCCTGCGGGTTGACCTCAGCCAAGCGCCACCGGCGGGGGCCATTCGGTTGATACAAGGTTTTTTCAGCAAGCAAAAAACCTTGTTTTGATGGAGGGGATTATGGTAGTCAGAAAAAGAACGGTGTTTGATTCTTCA
Encoded proteins:
- a CDS encoding replication initiator protein A, giving the protein MEEDLSKIKKAKAVPEDLFPDLPSEYQDGRDELNLAEFPISAIGSRSDPSVKTLRFEDRTFDKASGEMIHRRLTITASDEHGLPTTADDEVLLGLLQMSRLQKFESPSVTFTPYQLIRILGWTVSTYNYKRIREAIDRWLGVTLYYENAWRDKKTGQWVDASFHFIEFAEFYKPGREGVMAQEGSSVIKWNDLIFRNFKEGNLKTLDFHFYRSLESGIAKRMFRFLDKRFHFRPRLSFALEAFACEKIGLTRPTKISYTGRASVDVAQIKRRLMPGIKELEALKFITVMSEKNRFTKDSAGVWQIHFERYFDAPIEAQAQPVLEMKVEDVSVLEGRLIGHGVSKSQARRLVSEFDNDRIEIQLEALEFLLAKGGDTAPVNRGGWLSKAIAENYGPPKGFKSRAQLEHEAHERAETLRKREEQRRKKKLEDEAREADQKAKEAAENRKVEAYLASLTPQERQKLENDATADSPFANREGSVFRKAVIYSHALKLLKELEAQADEN